One window from the genome of Mycolicibacterium gadium encodes:
- a CDS encoding FAD-dependent oxidoreductase yields MSTQLPVAVLGAGPVGLAAAAHLTERGLPFVIFEAGDSVGASIRRWGHVRLFSPWRTDLDRAAQRLLKAHGWNSPDPADFPTGADIVDDYLTPLAQLDAIAPNVRLRHRVVGVTRQGVDKLRDDERDERPFIVTTSGPAGMTRTPVRAVIDATGTWLSPNPVGAEGIPAIGEAESAQWISYGIPDVLGADRNRYAERRIAVVGSGHSAKHAIRELSRLAEQAADTTITWIVRRGEDQRVYGNEVDARLPERGKLGADAHQLVSSGRVQLETGFRTERIHSDELGIMLMTPDGRAVGPFDEIIAATGLRPDFSFLREVRLDLDPWVESTRALAPLIDPNVHSCGSVPPHGAAELAHPEHGFYAIGAKSYGRAPNLLLATGYEQARSVVAELAGDHEAAARVELVLPQAGSGCGLKTQTEAKGADHELTASGCG; encoded by the coding sequence ATGTCGACACAACTCCCAGTAGCTGTCCTCGGAGCGGGCCCGGTTGGGCTGGCAGCAGCCGCTCATCTGACCGAGCGAGGACTCCCCTTCGTCATCTTCGAAGCGGGTGACTCCGTCGGCGCGAGCATCCGTCGCTGGGGTCACGTCCGCCTGTTCTCGCCGTGGCGAACCGACCTGGATCGCGCGGCGCAACGACTTCTCAAGGCACACGGCTGGAATTCCCCGGATCCGGCCGACTTCCCGACCGGGGCAGACATCGTCGATGATTACCTGACGCCGTTGGCACAGCTAGACGCGATCGCGCCGAATGTCCGACTGCGCCATCGAGTCGTCGGCGTCACCCGCCAAGGTGTCGACAAGCTGCGGGACGACGAGCGCGACGAACGGCCGTTCATCGTGACCACCAGCGGGCCCGCAGGTATGACGCGGACACCGGTGCGTGCCGTCATCGACGCGACCGGCACCTGGTTGTCCCCGAATCCGGTTGGCGCCGAGGGTATACCGGCGATCGGCGAGGCAGAGTCAGCCCAGTGGATCAGCTATGGCATTCCGGATGTCCTCGGTGCCGACCGGAACCGTTATGCGGAGCGGCGAATTGCCGTCGTAGGAAGCGGCCATTCGGCCAAACATGCGATCCGGGAATTGTCGCGTCTGGCCGAGCAGGCGGCCGACACCACGATCACTTGGATCGTGCGCAGAGGCGAGGATCAGCGGGTCTACGGGAACGAGGTCGACGCCCGGCTCCCCGAAAGAGGCAAGCTGGGTGCCGACGCGCACCAGTTGGTTTCCTCAGGACGGGTCCAGCTCGAAACGGGATTCCGTACCGAACGAATCCATTCCGACGAGTTGGGCATCATGCTGATGACCCCGGACGGGCGTGCCGTCGGGCCGTTCGACGAGATCATCGCGGCGACCGGATTACGACCTGATTTCAGCTTCCTGCGCGAGGTGCGCCTGGACCTCGATCCCTGGGTCGAGAGCACGCGAGCATTGGCGCCGTTGATCGATCCCAACGTCCACTCGTGCGGTTCGGTGCCCCCGCACGGCGCTGCGGAACTGGCGCATCCCGAGCACGGGTTCTATGCCATCGGCGCCAAGAGCTATGGCCGCGCGCCCAACCTGCTGTTGGCGACCGGGTACGAGCAGGCCCGTTCAGTCGTGGCCGAACTTGCCGGCGACCACGAAGCCGCCGCCCGTGTCGAACTGGTCCTTCCCCAGGCAGGATCGGGTTGCGGCCTCAAGACCCAGACCGAGGCGAAGGGAGCCGACCACGAGCTGACGGCGAGCGGGTGCGGCTAG
- the mshD gene encoding mycothiol synthase: MTGRVIGWRTGLSADDRRRIGELIEAASRADGVAPVGDQVLRELSHDRTRHLLAVDGADVVGYLNLTPANEQASAMAELVVHPSARRRGVGSAMARKGLTEGGDGARIWAHGNLEAARATAASLGLSVVRELLQMRRPLLDLPATTIPDGVRIATYSGPADNAELLRVNNSAFAWHPEQGGWTDADIDERRGETWFDPNGLFLAFDETSGKLLGFHWTKVHNADLGEVYVVGVDPAAQGRGLGAALTLIGLHHLADRLSDSSKGAVILYVEGDNAAAVKTYQRLGFEVSSVDAAYAMRGSS; the protein is encoded by the coding sequence GTGACCGGTCGGGTCATCGGCTGGCGCACCGGTCTGTCCGCGGACGATCGACGCCGCATCGGCGAGCTCATCGAAGCGGCCAGCAGGGCCGACGGCGTTGCGCCGGTCGGCGATCAGGTATTGCGTGAACTGAGCCACGACCGCACCCGGCACCTGTTGGCCGTTGACGGCGCCGACGTGGTCGGATACCTCAATCTGACGCCTGCCAACGAACAGGCATCGGCGATGGCCGAACTCGTCGTGCACCCGTCGGCCCGGCGTCGCGGCGTCGGTTCGGCAATGGCGCGGAAGGGGTTGACCGAGGGCGGTGACGGCGCCCGGATCTGGGCGCACGGCAACCTCGAGGCCGCGCGCGCCACCGCGGCGTCGCTCGGCTTGTCCGTCGTCCGGGAGTTGCTGCAGATGCGCCGGCCACTCCTCGATCTGCCTGCGACGACCATTCCCGACGGCGTGCGTATCGCCACTTATTCAGGACCCGCCGACAACGCGGAACTGTTGCGCGTCAACAACTCCGCGTTCGCCTGGCATCCCGAACAGGGAGGCTGGACCGATGCCGATATCGACGAGCGCCGCGGCGAAACGTGGTTCGATCCGAACGGGCTCTTCCTGGCGTTCGACGAGACGAGTGGAAAGCTGCTGGGCTTCCATTGGACCAAAGTTCACAATGCCGACCTCGGCGAGGTTTACGTCGTGGGCGTCGACCCGGCGGCGCAGGGTCGCGGACTCGGTGCCGCGCTGACGCTGATCGGGCTGCATCATCTCGCCGACCGGTTGTCAGACAGCTCGAAAGGCGCGGTGATCCTGTACGTCGAGGGGGATAACGCCGCGGCCGTAAAGACCTACCAGCGACTCGGTTTCGAGGTGTCGTCGGTCGATGCCGCTTATGCGATGCGCGGGTCGTCCTAG
- a CDS encoding winged helix-turn-helix transcriptional regulator, with protein MDLLLLTVDPNPESVLPSLALLAHNVRTAPTEVSSLLEAGNADVAIVDARTDLAAARGLCRLLGTTGTSVPVVAVVNEGGLVAVNVEWGLDEILLPSTGPAEIDARLRLLVGRRGGTANQENVGKISLGELVIDEGTYTARLRGRPLDLTYKEFELLKYLAQHAGRVFTRAQLLQEVWGYDFFGGTRTVDVHVRRLRAKLGTEYESLIGTVRNVGYKAVRPARGRTPTPAADPPDESGDLDDYDAVPEALADPLRSQ; from the coding sequence TTGGATCTACTGCTACTGACCGTTGATCCCAATCCTGAGTCCGTGCTGCCTTCGTTGGCCCTACTTGCGCACAACGTACGAACCGCGCCCACTGAGGTTTCCTCATTGTTGGAAGCCGGCAACGCGGATGTGGCGATCGTCGACGCGCGTACAGATCTGGCCGCCGCGCGTGGCCTGTGCCGCCTGTTGGGCACGACCGGTACGTCGGTGCCTGTGGTGGCGGTCGTCAACGAGGGCGGCCTGGTGGCAGTCAACGTCGAATGGGGTCTCGACGAGATTCTCCTTCCGAGCACCGGACCCGCCGAGATCGATGCGCGGTTGCGACTGCTGGTCGGGCGTCGCGGCGGCACGGCCAATCAGGAGAACGTCGGCAAGATCAGTTTGGGCGAGCTCGTCATCGACGAAGGCACCTACACCGCGCGACTGCGCGGCCGGCCGTTGGACCTCACCTACAAGGAATTCGAACTCCTGAAGTATCTGGCACAGCATGCGGGCCGGGTGTTCACCCGTGCGCAGTTACTCCAGGAGGTCTGGGGCTACGACTTCTTCGGCGGCACCCGCACGGTCGACGTGCACGTGCGGCGTCTGCGGGCCAAGCTCGGTACTGAATACGAGTCGCTGATCGGCACCGTGCGCAACGTCGGATACAAGGCCGTTCGGCCCGCGCGGGGGCGGACCCCGACGCCTGCTGCCGATCCGCCCGACGAAAGCGGTGACCTCGACGATTACGACGCGGTGCCCGAGGCGCTTGCCGACCCGCTGCGCAGTCAGTGA
- the lmeA gene encoding mannan chain length control protein LmeA has translation MRKLLIGVLATTTAVVVGALGADFGAAIYAEYRLARSVRSAADLAWDPSVAILGFPFITQAANRHYDEVEIRAAGVGHPVVGKASLEATLHSIDLLDSSWLVSPEAKLRVGKAESRIIIDSTHVGRFMGIPDLLVEAPTRESNDSTGGTTESGISSNRGVVFTGTPTSAGFDERVSIAVDLSIVGPEQTTLVLTATDVLTGAGTADQAVPDDKKDEVLAAFSTRLPGQKLPFGLAPTAEGARGSDLIIEGIAEGVTVPLSGFNMR, from the coding sequence GTGCGAAAGCTGCTGATCGGTGTTTTGGCGACGACGACCGCGGTGGTGGTCGGTGCCCTCGGAGCCGATTTCGGCGCGGCGATCTACGCCGAGTATCGCCTGGCCAGAAGTGTACGAAGCGCCGCTGACCTGGCCTGGGACCCGTCGGTGGCCATCCTCGGTTTTCCATTCATCACCCAAGCGGCCAACCGGCACTACGACGAAGTGGAGATTCGGGCCGCCGGTGTCGGCCACCCCGTGGTCGGGAAGGCGTCGCTGGAGGCGACGCTGCATTCGATCGACCTTCTGGACTCTTCGTGGCTGGTCAGCCCGGAGGCCAAGCTGAGGGTGGGCAAGGCAGAGAGCCGCATCATCATCGATTCGACGCACGTCGGGAGATTCATGGGCATTCCGGACCTGCTGGTCGAGGCGCCGACGCGGGAAAGCAATGACTCCACCGGCGGCACCACCGAATCCGGAATATCCAGCAATCGCGGGGTGGTCTTCACCGGAACCCCGACATCCGCTGGCTTCGACGAGAGGGTCAGCATCGCGGTGGACCTGTCGATCGTCGGGCCGGAACAAACCACCCTGGTCCTGACCGCGACCGACGTGTTGACCGGCGCGGGCACCGCCGACCAGGCCGTTCCCGACGACAAGAAGGACGAGGTGCTGGCCGCGTTCTCCACCAGACTGCCCGGTCAGAAGCTGCCGTTCGGACTCGCGCCGACCGCGGAAGGCGCCCGCGGCTCCGACCTCATCATCGAAGGCATCGCCGAGGGAGTAACCGTGCCGCTGAGCGGGTTCAACATGAGATGA
- a CDS encoding thioredoxin family protein — MSSSWVLVVVVLVAALGLAYVIGRLLTLRAGLLKASEDAANVDTSDLGLSETGPTVLHFSAEWCGPCAGVRQVVDQVCAELPGVAHVEIDMDANPEAARRLSVLSLPTTIIFDADGRPRFRTHGVPKPADLRSALEPLLA; from the coding sequence ATGAGCTCTTCATGGGTACTGGTGGTCGTCGTGCTCGTCGCCGCGCTCGGGCTGGCCTACGTGATCGGCAGGCTGCTCACCCTGCGTGCCGGGCTCCTCAAAGCGAGCGAGGACGCCGCCAACGTGGACACCAGTGACCTGGGATTGTCCGAAACCGGACCGACGGTGCTGCACTTCAGCGCCGAGTGGTGCGGACCCTGCGCGGGCGTGCGACAGGTCGTCGACCAGGTGTGCGCAGAGCTGCCCGGGGTCGCTCATGTCGAGATCGACATGGATGCCAATCCGGAAGCGGCCAGGCGACTTTCGGTGTTGTCGCTGCCCACCACGATCATCTTCGACGCCGACGGGCGCCCGCGCTTTCGCACCCACGGTGTTCCCAAGCCTGCTGACCTGCGCTCGGCCCTGGAA